One window of Hydrogenispora ethanolica genomic DNA carries:
- a CDS encoding phage holin family protein: MLRILIKILANFTGIYLAARLFPAIRLADLQTALWAGMILGVVNLFIRPLLLLVMLPFNLITMGLLTFVMNTWMIMLTDSMLEGLKIPGFWLTLIVSLIISIINLILQNLLKRPRTSSLKG, encoded by the coding sequence ATGCTTCGTATTCTCATTAAGATTCTGGCCAATTTTACCGGCATTTATTTAGCGGCCCGGTTATTTCCGGCGATTCGCCTTGCTGATTTGCAGACCGCGCTTTGGGCCGGGATGATCCTGGGAGTTGTGAATCTGTTCATTCGGCCGCTCCTGTTGCTCGTGATGCTACCGTTCAACTTAATCACCATGGGATTGCTGACGTTCGTCATGAATACCTGGATGATCATGCTTACGGACTCGATGCTGGAAGGATTGAAGATTCCCGGATTTTGGCTGACGCTAATCGTTTCGCTGATTATTTCCATCATCAACCTCATTTTGCAGAATCTTTTGAAAAGACCTAGAACCTCATCTTTAAAGGGTTAA
- a CDS encoding NusG domain II-containing protein, translated as MKITISIEKGRIRFSDAGCPDRLCVKQGWLTSQGDRAVCLPSKTVILIRDSARPVDSISY; from the coding sequence ATGAAAATTACAATATCGATTGAAAAAGGAAGAATCCGGTTTTCAGATGCCGGTTGCCCCGATAGACTCTGTGTCAAACAGGGCTGGCTCACATCCCAGGGGGATCGGGCCGTATGCCTGCCGTCCAAAACAGTCATCCTGATCCGGGACTCTGCCCGGCCAGTCGATAGCATTTCTTATTGA
- a CDS encoding Gx transporter family protein produces the protein MNNTKRQAVLIILVCNAIVISFLEALLPLPVPVPGVKLGLANILTTLAIVFLDLKSALIIVVLRSIAVTFLSKGLFALVFGLTGGLLSAVLMWVLYKKLPDVFSIKGLSIAGAIIHNTGQMAVASWLLREPLILYYLPVLAIAAVITGFFTGSISELVIGELKKRGFLEEL, from the coding sequence ATGAACAATACCAAACGGCAGGCTGTTCTGATCATTTTAGTCTGCAATGCGATTGTCATTTCCTTTTTGGAAGCATTGCTGCCGCTACCGGTTCCAGTCCCTGGAGTGAAACTGGGCCTGGCCAATATATTGACCACCCTCGCCATTGTTTTTCTGGATCTGAAAAGCGCCTTAATTATTGTGGTATTGCGATCCATTGCAGTCACATTCTTGAGCAAAGGTTTGTTTGCGTTGGTATTCGGGCTGACCGGCGGGTTGTTAAGCGCTGTTTTGATGTGGGTTCTCTACAAAAAGCTGCCGGATGTTTTTAGCATCAAGGGGCTCAGCATTGCTGGCGCCATTATTCATAACACCGGGCAGATGGCAGTTGCCTCCTGGCTGCTCCGGGAACCCTTAATCCTTTACTATCTTCCTGTTCTGGCGATTGCAGCGGTGATCACCGGTTTTTTCACCGGCAGTATCAGCGAACTGGTCATCGGTGAGCTTAAAAAGAGAGGGTTTTTAGAAGAGTTATAA
- a CDS encoding energy-coupling factor transporter transmembrane component T, protein MSGHKKRGVSAIGNIKPPKNQILTAMDPGVKAGLVIILAAILLWSKMPLSFAVILLYILLVTVLSSLSFRILLRNLLYLTVALIVPYLFGLIFSICGVLFDPGGFSARNINFPAIALKFGRLILLGHIGSIYMYTTPFGRIVGMLNRLLTPVKRCGVPVGAYLRILICIRTELPNAIKRGRDTVARWRDPVGTIKRRSLKSKIEGMANVIVSQILQSFQEIERIQRLIDETDCADLDAFRFKVSKFDIMAIISLILLGGAVLWMEQ, encoded by the coding sequence TTGAGTGGGCATAAAAAGAGAGGTGTGTCTGCTATCGGAAACATTAAGCCCCCAAAAAATCAGATCTTAACCGCAATGGACCCAGGAGTCAAAGCAGGCTTGGTCATAATATTAGCCGCAATCCTTTTATGGAGTAAAATGCCGCTCAGTTTTGCGGTTATTTTGCTATATATCCTCCTGGTAACCGTTCTTTCAAGCCTTTCTTTCCGGATTCTCCTTCGCAATCTGCTTTATTTAACAGTTGCCTTGATTGTTCCCTATCTGTTCGGATTAATCTTTTCTATTTGCGGCGTTCTGTTTGATCCGGGAGGCTTTTCCGCCCGGAACATTAATTTTCCGGCGATTGCCTTAAAATTTGGACGCTTGATTTTACTGGGGCATATCGGTAGTATATATATGTATACCACACCTTTTGGACGGATCGTCGGGATGTTAAACAGGCTGCTTACACCGGTAAAAAGGTGCGGGGTGCCGGTGGGAGCCTACTTGAGGATTTTGATCTGCATCCGGACGGAACTTCCCAATGCCATCAAGCGCGGCCGAGACACGGTTGCCCGGTGGCGCGACCCGGTCGGAACGATAAAACGCCGGAGCTTGAAGAGTAAAATTGAAGGGATGGCAAATGTTATTGTCTCGCAAATTCTGCAATCATTTCAAGAGATTGAACGGATTCAAAGATTGATTGATGAAACGGATTGCGCGGATTTGGATGCTTTTCGGTTTAAAGTCTCCAAATTCGATATCATGGCGATAATTAGTTTGATTCTGCTTGGTGGGGCGGTGTTATGGATGGAACAATGA
- a CDS encoding NAD(P)/FAD-dependent oxidoreductase yields MIRIVIIGGGYAGVLTAKKLAKKFKKDAGTSVTIIDKNPFHTMLTELHEVAAGRVEEDSIRISFRKVFAGRKVQFVQDFIESVDFGKKTVLGRNGSYEYDYLVMAAGSRPTYFGIPGAEEHSLSLWSYEDAVRLRERILDRFRQAASETDELEKRRLLTFHVVGAGLTGVEMAGELAEYVPILCDRFEIDRKEVSLFNVDLLPRVVPSLPEKLSAKIQRRLEKMGVGMLLGTRVAEIGADYIDLSIKENVSRHATGTVIWVGGIECACVAVKAGETASCDRRGRLNTDKYLRGIGNESFYVAGDNLNCIPEGQSEPVPQMVENCELSAHTVAHNIYVSITGKGKLEEYRPKFHGVMVSLGGRYGVARVGLPGLMINLPPFLAMFTKHFINIIYFVQVLGWNKVSGYLGHEFFTIRNKRSFVGGHLSNRTPSFLLVPLRLWLGAVWLFEGIMKIVDGWFVSPKLKDFFGGANSWYNSLLGSTSDAVSNATNAAASASDAVSTATGAAPSAHAAGTVILNWDIFGIFKLIFVSGKSISKSTLADYAFKVDIPVMNWFINTCIMPFDWLQIAMQILIVAAEILIGLALMGGLFTPLVGALSIALLCMFITSTGQYLSSFWMLMAGIVMLWGAGSIFGLDYYTTPLLKKGWKRLGWVRRFYIYHD; encoded by the coding sequence ATGATTAGAATAGTTATAATCGGAGGGGGCTACGCAGGCGTACTTACGGCAAAGAAGCTTGCAAAGAAATTTAAAAAGGACGCCGGTACATCGGTCACCATTATCGATAAAAACCCGTTTCATACGATGCTTACGGAGCTGCATGAGGTCGCCGCGGGAAGGGTCGAAGAGGACAGCATCAGGATAAGCTTCAGAAAGGTCTTTGCGGGCCGAAAGGTACAATTCGTCCAGGATTTTATCGAGTCCGTCGATTTCGGCAAAAAAACCGTCCTCGGAAGAAACGGGTCTTATGAATACGACTATCTGGTGATGGCGGCAGGTTCGCGCCCGACTTATTTCGGCATCCCGGGAGCGGAGGAGCATTCCCTATCCTTATGGTCTTACGAAGACGCCGTCAGGCTCAGGGAGCGCATACTTGACCGCTTCAGGCAGGCTGCTTCGGAAACCGACGAGCTTGAAAAACGCAGGCTGCTTACCTTCCATGTCGTCGGCGCAGGTTTGACAGGAGTCGAAATGGCGGGCGAACTAGCCGAATATGTACCGATATTATGCGACAGGTTCGAGATAGACAGGAAAGAGGTATCTCTATTCAATGTAGACTTACTTCCCCGCGTCGTACCCTCCCTTCCGGAAAAGCTTTCTGCAAAAATACAGCGCCGCCTTGAGAAGATGGGCGTGGGCATGCTGCTGGGCACCCGGGTCGCTGAGATCGGCGCGGATTACATCGACCTGAGCATCAAAGAAAATGTAAGCCGGCATGCTACCGGTACCGTGATCTGGGTGGGCGGAATAGAATGCGCTTGTGTGGCCGTCAAGGCCGGGGAGACTGCGTCCTGCGACCGCCGTGGCAGGTTGAATACGGACAAATACCTCAGGGGTATCGGCAACGAAAGCTTTTATGTTGCCGGAGACAACCTAAATTGCATTCCCGAGGGCCAGTCCGAGCCTGTGCCGCAAATGGTGGAAAACTGCGAGCTAAGCGCCCATACCGTGGCGCATAATATATATGTATCCATAACGGGTAAAGGTAAACTCGAAGAGTATAGGCCTAAGTTCCACGGGGTCATGGTAAGCCTCGGCGGGAGATACGGGGTCGCCAGGGTAGGCTTGCCCGGGTTAATGATAAACCTTCCGCCTTTCCTGGCGATGTTTACCAAGCACTTTATAAATATCATATATTTTGTCCAGGTGCTCGGCTGGAACAAGGTATCCGGCTATCTGGGGCACGAATTTTTCACCATACGCAATAAACGAAGCTTTGTCGGAGGACATCTGAGCAACCGGACGCCCAGCTTCCTTCTGGTTCCGCTCCGCCTTTGGCTGGGCGCCGTATGGCTATTCGAAGGCATTATGAAAATAGTGGATGGCTGGTTCGTATCCCCTAAGCTTAAAGACTTTTTCGGAGGGGCAAATTCCTGGTATAATTCTCTGCTGGGCAGCACCTCCGACGCCGTTTCCAATGCAACCAATGCCGCCGCCTCGGCATCCGACGCAGTAAGCACCGCGACCGGAGCAGCACCCTCGGCTCACGCCGCCGGGACAGTTATTTTGAACTGGGATATCTTCGGCATTTTCAAGCTAATATTCGTCAGCGGCAAGTCTATCTCCAAGTCGACCCTCGCTGATTACGCTTTCAAGGTGGACATTCCCGTTATGAACTGGTTTATAAACACATGCATCATGCCTTTTGACTGGCTCCAGATCGCAATGCAGATACTCATTGTCGCCGCCGAGATACTCATCGGGCTTGCGCTTATGGGGGGGTTATTCACCCCACTGGTTGGCGCGCTATCGATAGCACTGCTATGCATGTTCATTACCTCCACGGGCCAATACCTGTCAAGCTTCTGGATGCTAATGGCGGGAATCGTTATGCTCTGGGGCGCGGGCAGCATATTCGGCCTGGACTATTACACTACCCCGCTCCTGAAAAAAGGTTGGAAGCGGTTGGGTTGGGTAAGGCGGTTCTATATCTATCATGACTAA
- a CDS encoding polyprenyl synthetase family protein: protein MTNKSNLAYISEPGPATDGLEYDEALRLTELEVRKLLKNAPPLIRVQTSHLARVAGKGMRARALLACSIGGDGLVRRGAVNAAAAVELLHLATLIHDDIIDDADMRRGIDALHVKFGEKTAVLCGDYLFCLAFDIASSISPRESDKDKIDGVLPSYLTEICLGEIRELGNTGNLDLTEREYFRIISGKTAALFQASFHAGFFLSDEPREAKDLYIETGKQMGILFQLVDDCLDFVSSKKKAKKPVLTDCRRGVVTLPLIYALRADKTLRLKIENGLSEQELKAAVIAAGGLEYTQSKIRERRTKAKKLISSLGSESKKTRLELLLDKAAAL, encoded by the coding sequence ATGACTAACAAATCGAATTTGGCATATATAAGCGAACCCGGTCCTGCCACGGACGGGCTTGAATACGACGAAGCCCTGCGTCTGACGGAGCTGGAGGTCAGAAAACTTCTGAAGAACGCTCCGCCGTTGATAAGGGTCCAGACTTCGCATCTTGCCCGGGTAGCCGGGAAAGGCATGCGCGCGCGGGCTTTGCTTGCCTGCTCCATAGGCGGTGACGGCCTTGTCAGGCGCGGCGCGGTCAATGCCGCCGCTGCCGTTGAGTTGCTGCATCTTGCCACGCTTATTCATGACGACATCATCGACGACGCCGATATGCGCCGGGGCATAGACGCCTTGCATGTGAAATTCGGCGAAAAGACAGCTGTCCTCTGTGGGGACTATCTGTTCTGCCTTGCCTTTGACATTGCTTCGTCGATATCACCCCGGGAATCAGACAAGGATAAAATAGACGGCGTCCTACCCTCATATCTTACGGAGATCTGCCTCGGCGAGATCAGGGAATTGGGCAACACCGGGAATCTTGACCTTACTGAGCGTGAGTATTTCAGGATAATATCCGGGAAAACGGCGGCGCTGTTTCAGGCGTCTTTCCACGCGGGCTTCTTTCTATCCGACGAGCCGCGGGAAGCCAAGGATTTATATATAGAGACAGGCAAACAGATGGGAATACTTTTCCAGCTTGTCGACGACTGCCTGGACTTCGTATCTTCGAAAAAGAAGGCAAAGAAGCCCGTACTTACCGATTGCCGCCGCGGGGTCGTGACACTGCCGCTTATTTACGCGCTGAGAGCCGATAAAACGCTTCGACTAAAAATAGAAAACGGCTTATCGGAGCAGGAGCTGAAGGCTGCCGTTATAGCTGCGGGCGGGCTTGAATACACGCAGTCCAAGATCAGGGAACGCCGGACGAAGGCGAAAAAACTCATATCCTCGCTGGGCTCCGAAAGCAAAAAGACCAGGTTGGAGCTGCTGCTTGACAAGGCTGCCGCTCTTTAG
- a CDS encoding UbiA family prenyltransferase: MGIETKITSVVSPMGIVKRTLSYVEIKTKIASVFPFLMGLAYLHSSGYGIDPLKTVVFFLGMFCFDLTATTINNYYDTKKNHQTLQFARPTAMAILLTLFTVSVFFGLFLVYLTDPVVLLLGVLCFFVGIIYSYGPVPISHGPYGEIVSGCFHGLLIPAILIYINVPDGGLFSYFLDDWKLSVILNIRSIAGLLMLSIVPACLTANIMLANNLCDVEHDVAVNRYTLAYYLGKKGLWLFAALYYAAYLSVIAMVAAGFLSPLSLLLPITLIPVQKNINRFFEKQIKEETFIVSIKNFLIVIIPHILLIFLGSFLPGWGPR; this comes from the coding sequence ATGGGTATCGAAACCAAAATAACAAGCGTAGTCTCTCCGATGGGTATCGTAAAGAGGACTCTGAGCTATGTCGAGATAAAAACCAAAATAGCAAGCGTATTCCCGTTTCTGATGGGGCTTGCCTATCTCCATTCGTCCGGTTACGGGATAGACCCCCTCAAAACAGTGGTGTTTTTCCTCGGCATGTTTTGCTTCGACCTTACCGCGACTACGATAAACAATTATTACGATACGAAAAAAAACCATCAGACGCTCCAGTTTGCCAGGCCCACGGCCATGGCGATACTGCTTACCTTGTTTACGGTAAGCGTCTTTTTCGGGCTGTTTCTCGTTTACCTGACCGATCCGGTGGTTTTGCTCCTGGGCGTCCTGTGCTTCTTTGTCGGTATCATCTATTCCTACGGCCCCGTCCCCATCTCCCACGGGCCATACGGCGAAATAGTCTCCGGTTGCTTTCACGGACTGTTAATCCCGGCTATCCTGATATATATAAATGTTCCCGACGGCGGGCTCTTTTCGTATTTTCTTGATGACTGGAAGCTGTCCGTGATTCTGAATATCAGGTCCATCGCCGGGCTCCTGATGTTGTCCATTGTCCCGGCCTGCCTTACCGCCAATATCATGCTTGCCAACAATCTATGCGACGTTGAGCACGATGTGGCGGTAAACAGGTACACGCTTGCTTATTATCTAGGGAAAAAAGGCCTGTGGCTTTTCGCCGCACTGTATTATGCGGCATATCTGTCGGTGATCGCGATGGTGGCGGCGGGCTTCCTTTCGCCCCTCAGTCTTTTACTGCCAATCACGCTGATCCCGGTACAGAAAAATATCAATCGGTTTTTTGAAAAACAGATCAAGGAAGAGACTTTCATCGTCTCGATCAAAAACTTTCTGATCGTGATCATACCGCACATCCTGCTGATTTTTCTGGGAAGCTTTCTGCCGGGCTGGGGCCCCCGATGA
- a CDS encoding NusG domain II-containing protein, with amino-acid sequence MRKADIVLIAALVVSAPVFWFLNRHFAAEKGVYAEIYHDSVLVYRIKLSTAKEGSFSIPGEPDVVFHQYADGSIAFIKSDCPDKICIRSGRLKNAGQFAACLPNKVMLKIVSEEKDREAPDLIIE; translated from the coding sequence ATGAGAAAAGCGGATATCGTATTAATCGCGGCCCTTGTGGTTTCGGCTCCGGTATTTTGGTTTCTGAACAGGCATTTTGCGGCGGAAAAGGGGGTATATGCCGAGATATACCATGATTCCGTGCTGGTTTACAGGATAAAGCTTTCAACCGCCAAAGAAGGTTCGTTTTCCATACCCGGAGAGCCCGACGTGGTTTTTCATCAATACGCCGACGGAAGCATCGCTTTTATCAAGTCCGACTGTCCCGACAAGATTTGTATCCGTTCGGGCAGGTTAAAGAATGCCGGCCAGTTTGCCGCATGCCTTCCCAACAAAGTAATGCTGAAGATCGTTTCGGAGGAGAAAGATCGCGAAGCTCCGGACTTAATCATTGAATGA
- a CDS encoding FAD:protein FMN transferase: MKRLIIFLLAVLLLVASGCAKKTTRYQAEFLSLFDTVTTVVGYSESKEEFTALAGRIKDKLTEYHRLFDIYHSYEGVNNIKTINDNAGKAPVKVGRELISMLLFAKKQYYATDGKTNIALGPVLAIWHEYREKGISDPLGAEIPPRELLEQAAGHTDIGGIIIDTKASTVYLSDPGMRLDVGAVAKGYAAERTARYFEDEGVSSLLLSVGGNVRAIGGKPGKNGMEPWNIGIKNPDKESKDTELCSVLISGYSVVSSGSYERYYTVDGTRYNHIIDPSTLMPASHFKDVTIICRDSGIADALSTAVFIMPLEMGKKFIEGIDGVEALWVTGTGELVYSKGFKSFLKVDNEK, translated from the coding sequence ATGAAACGACTTATCATCTTTTTGCTCGCTGTTTTACTGCTGGTCGCGTCCGGATGCGCGAAGAAGACAACAAGATATCAGGCGGAGTTTTTATCGTTGTTCGATACCGTGACTACTGTCGTGGGCTATTCGGAAAGCAAGGAGGAGTTTACCGCCCTCGCCGGACGGATAAAGGACAAGCTCACGGAATATCACAGGCTGTTCGATATCTATCACAGCTACGAGGGCGTCAACAACATCAAAACCATCAACGACAACGCCGGCAAGGCTCCGGTAAAGGTCGGTAGGGAGCTTATCTCCATGCTGCTTTTTGCCAAAAAACAGTATTACGCGACTGACGGCAAGACGAATATAGCTTTAGGCCCGGTGCTCGCGATATGGCATGAGTACAGGGAAAAGGGCATATCCGACCCGCTCGGCGCCGAAATACCCCCGCGGGAGCTGCTTGAGCAAGCCGCCGGGCATACTGACATCGGAGGCATTATTATCGACACGAAAGCCTCGACGGTATACCTTTCAGACCCCGGGATGCGCCTTGACGTAGGGGCGGTAGCCAAAGGCTATGCCGCCGAGCGGACAGCCCGTTATTTTGAGGACGAAGGCGTCTCTTCCCTTTTGCTCAGCGTAGGCGGCAATGTCCGCGCCATAGGCGGCAAGCCGGGCAAAAACGGGATGGAGCCCTGGAATATTGGCATAAAAAACCCGGATAAGGAGAGCAAGGATACCGAGCTTTGCAGCGTACTGATATCGGGATATTCCGTAGTGTCCAGCGGCTCATATGAGCGCTATTATACCGTGGACGGAACAAGGTACAACCATATCATAGACCCAAGTACCCTTATGCCCGCGTCACATTTTAAGGACGTTACAATCATATGCCGCGACTCCGGCATTGCCGACGCGCTGTCCACGGCCGTCTTCATTATGCCCCTTGAAATGGGCAAGAAGTTCATCGAAGGTATTGACGGCGTCGAAGCCTTGTGGGTGACGGGCACCGGCGAGCTCGTTTATTCCAAAGGGTTCAAGAGTTTTCTGAAAGTTGACAATGAAAAATAA
- a CDS encoding phage holin family protein → MKRLFSRGMHLYQKIVPLPKSGIILGVVNLFIRPLLLLVMLPFNLITMGLLTFVMNTWMIMLTDSMLKGLKIPGFWLTLLVSLIISIINIILRNL, encoded by the coding sequence ATTAAACGGCTTTTTTCGAGGGGTATGCATTTGTATCAAAAGATAGTACCTTTGCCAAAAAGCGGGATTATCTTGGGAGTTGTGAATCTGTTCATTCGGCCGCTCCTGCTGCTCGTGATGCTACCGTTCAACTTAATCACCATGGGATTGCTGACGTTCGTCATGAATACCTGGATGATCATGCTTACTGACTCGATGCTGAAAGGATTGAAGATTCCCGGATTTTGGCTGACGCTACTCGTTTCGCTGATTATTTCCATCATAAACATCATTTTGCGGAATCTTTAA
- a CDS encoding DUF4365 domain-containing protein, whose amino-acid sequence MTTKRPVTKSTARKGVNYVRSIVDSYNCIFQEIDLENDVGNDAIIEFIKNEETTSLCIGVQIKAGNSNIHNDYYSLKADKEHFEYWKNHILPIIGIVYNPQDNNAVWVDISEYLKSNSALINKGPYVIKISKSNLFSQETFSEIMDYYLKYQRQYKDEDNFGKSLELFADIKNINQCQDGIISLFYNHRNRKAAWFYLINCFKCIKDESVLNRLIFALCHIPGHGDIFWYKNNIIDENTRTYAQEVMADSFGEAEITKLLSAIDENGIQRGTLGQCVHSIIDICPNKTTFLEKISFNKTISEEIRIHAFYLCIYYIQFKDLERAKVIAKEYLAQNNHSDYYDIIKEIIETLKKSAFVGLY is encoded by the coding sequence GTGACAACAAAGAGACCAGTTACTAAATCAACAGCTAGGAAAGGGGTTAATTATGTAAGGAGTATTGTTGACTCATACAACTGTATTTTTCAAGAAATAGATCTTGAGAATGATGTTGGCAATGATGCAATTATCGAGTTCATTAAAAATGAAGAAACTACAAGCTTATGTATTGGAGTCCAAATAAAAGCAGGAAATTCTAATATTCATAATGATTACTATAGTTTAAAGGCGGATAAAGAGCATTTTGAATATTGGAAAAATCACATATTACCTATAATCGGAATTGTTTACAATCCACAAGATAATAATGCAGTGTGGGTGGATATTAGCGAATATTTAAAATCTAATTCAGCATTAATAAATAAGGGCCCGTATGTTATAAAAATTTCAAAAAGCAATCTATTTTCACAAGAAACCTTTTCAGAAATTATGGACTATTACTTAAAATACCAACGCCAATATAAAGATGAAGATAATTTTGGTAAATCTCTTGAACTTTTTGCAGATATCAAAAATATAAATCAGTGTCAAGATGGTATTATATCTCTGTTTTATAATCATAGAAATCGCAAAGCTGCCTGGTTTTATCTAATCAATTGTTTTAAATGTATTAAAGATGAAAGTGTATTAAATAGGTTAATATTTGCATTATGTCATATTCCGGGGCATGGGGACATTTTTTGGTATAAAAACAATATTATCGATGAAAACACTCGGACTTATGCGCAAGAAGTAATGGCTGATTCATTTGGGGAAGCTGAGATAACTAAACTATTAAGCGCTATAGATGAAAACGGAATTCAAAGAGGCACACTTGGTCAATGTGTTCACTCAATCATTGATATATGCCCTAACAAAACCACTTTTCTTGAAAAAATTTCTTTTAATAAAACTATTAGTGAAGAAATAAGAATACATGCATTTTATCTTTGTATCTATTATATACAATTTAAAGATCTTGAAAGAGCTAAAGTTATTGCAAAAGAATATTTGGCTCAGAATAACCATTCAGATTATTATGATATTATAAAGGAAATTATTGAAACACTTAAAAAATCTGCATTTGTTGGCCTTTATTAA
- a CDS encoding helix-turn-helix domain-containing protein: MSEIGAKIKKLRMERKWSQEFLAHKIGVGQQYISKYEAGRMVPSSKTVDKLAEAFEVSTDFLISKEKIDLSSVNLRDKKFRELLNELNDLNEEDLLTVKNVIEALVFRRKFKK, translated from the coding sequence TTGTCTGAAATAGGAGCGAAAATAAAAAAACTCCGTATGGAACGGAAGTGGAGCCAAGAGTTTCTGGCTCATAAAATCGGTGTTGGACAACAGTATATCAGCAAATACGAAGCGGGTCGAATGGTTCCTTCCTCAAAAACAGTGGATAAACTGGCGGAAGCTTTTGAGGTCTCGACGGACTTTTTAATATCCAAGGAGAAGATTGATTTATCTAGCGTAAATCTGCGGGATAAAAAATTTCGGGAATTATTAAACGAATTGAATGATTTGAATGAGGAAGATTTATTGACGGTTAAAAATGTGATTGAGGCGTTGGTGTTTCGGAGGAAATTTAAGAAGTGA
- a CDS encoding SymE family type I addiction module toxin yields MKTRRRLTVGSIRKNHQKVPYIRLTGHWLARNGFQIGRSILVRVRPGGISLDLDAPAEEPPQPIEGFLVMHHQGHYAICNRELFYELCQNDCVAVELEKDAWVTMTVMRDMEGYYLKSKEISFYPKMVYGRLVPAEEDGAGRDDPRASQ; encoded by the coding sequence ATGAAAACCCGCCGCCGCCTCACCGTGGGTTCCATCCGCAAAAATCATCAAAAAGTCCCCTACATCCGGCTGACCGGTCATTGGTTAGCCCGTAACGGTTTTCAGATTGGCCGTTCGATTTTGGTCCGGGTCAGACCGGGCGGTATCAGCTTGGATCTCGATGCGCCGGCGGAAGAACCGCCGCAACCCATCGAAGGATTCCTCGTCATGCATCATCAAGGCCATTACGCCATTTGCAACCGGGAGCTGTTTTATGAATTGTGCCAGAATGATTGCGTGGCAGTCGAGCTAGAGAAGGACGCTTGGGTGACGATGACGGTCATGCGGGACATGGAAGGGTATTATTTGAAGAGCAAAGAGATATCGTTTTATCCCAAGATGGTCTACGGGCGGTTGGTTCCGGCGGAAGAGGACGGAGCGGGGAGGGACGATCCCAGAGCCTCGCAGTAA
- the dapA gene encoding 4-hydroxy-tetrahydrodipicolinate synthase: MFNKDKYGKILVPMVTPFKEDQSVDYEAAASIARKLVDDKLADSIVLSGTTGEFFTMSFDERVKLFRTIKAAVGNEIPLIAGTGCASTIETIALSKKAEELGYELVMVVSPYYTKPNQEQLYNHYKKVAESIKVDMLVYNIPIFTGVNVNPETLAELAKIKNIVGVKEEAELNAKQITAFLNATPEDFIIYNGDDTMVIEAYAQGGAGRIGGVISGASHIMGHQIRAMIDAFLAGKVQEVADTQRKLMKFYRIMGQNGRTNPVSLIKDAMRLVGYNAGYPRLPLTPGTPQEIAKIKEVMKELQVL, encoded by the coding sequence ATGTTTAATAAAGACAAGTACGGCAAAATCTTAGTCCCCATGGTAACCCCGTTTAAAGAAGACCAAAGCGTTGATTACGAAGCAGCGGCGAGTATTGCCCGGAAATTGGTCGATGATAAATTGGCGGATTCCATTGTTCTCTCCGGAACCACCGGCGAATTTTTTACCATGAGTTTTGATGAACGGGTCAAGCTGTTCCGGACCATCAAAGCGGCAGTCGGAAACGAGATTCCTTTGATCGCGGGCACCGGTTGCGCCTCTACGATTGAGACCATCGCCTTAAGCAAGAAGGCGGAAGAACTTGGATATGAACTTGTCATGGTGGTTTCTCCTTACTATACCAAGCCCAATCAGGAACAATTGTACAACCATTATAAAAAAGTAGCGGAATCGATCAAAGTTGACATGCTGGTCTATAACATTCCTATTTTTACCGGAGTCAATGTGAATCCGGAGACGCTGGCCGAATTGGCGAAGATCAAAAATATCGTTGGTGTCAAAGAAGAGGCTGAACTGAATGCCAAACAAATTACGGCTTTTCTGAATGCCACTCCCGAAGATTTCATTATTTATAACGGTGATGACACGATGGTGATTGAAGCTTATGCTCAAGGCGGCGCGGGGCGGATTGGCGGCGTGATCAGTGGCGCTTCCCATATCATGGGTCATCAGATTCGCGCCATGATTGATGCTTTCCTTGCCGGAAAGGTTCAGGAAGTTGCCGATACACAGCGCAAATTAATGAAGTTTTACCGGATTATGGGGCAGAATGGGCGCACCAATCCCGTGAGCCTGATCAAGGATGCGATGCGGTTGGTCGGTTATAACGCCGGTTATCCAAGATTGCCGTTGACCCCGGGTACCCCGCAAGAAATTGCGAAAATTAAAGAAGTGATGAAAGAACTGCAAGTTCTATAA